In Actinomyces radicidentis, one genomic interval encodes:
- a CDS encoding alkaline phosphatase family protein, translated as MSATGTNTPTIEPADAPSLRKVLGAAAVSAGLRLGEPDRPGVLTDAEARTAAGAWGILDRARAERGAARGGGTVVVLVDGLGLELLRERRGHAPTLRSWLTDAEPFGSGLLGAPSGPGPAARTCVPSTTAAALTTLGTGALPGVTGMVGYSVRNPLLPSPAAGDVPRAEDNLCLITWEGRAPEPRAWQDVPTVFQRLEPDPALTRDATGQSAPLALSIGPARFSGSGLTEAGLRGTQHLGADRLEDRPGLAVSALRRGTPLVYLYVGELDHAGHGHGWTSQEWLREFERLDAAMAELVRRVPRGTRIVLTADHGMVDTDAEHRVTVTDHPDLMAHVAGIAGEPRMSQLYVPGGDADLAQQVAERWREHLGEKAAWVGTRTEAETLLGPVSPRAATVLGDVLVAMAGTWVVVDPRVHSESAIAMPGVHGSITPAETTVPLLLASA; from the coding sequence GTGAGCGCCACGGGTACGAACACCCCCACCATCGAGCCCGCGGACGCCCCGAGCCTCCGGAAGGTCCTCGGCGCCGCCGCCGTGAGCGCCGGCCTGCGCCTGGGCGAGCCCGACCGTCCCGGCGTCCTCACCGACGCGGAGGCCCGCACCGCCGCCGGGGCCTGGGGGATCCTCGACCGAGCTCGTGCCGAGCGCGGCGCGGCGAGGGGCGGCGGCACCGTCGTCGTCCTCGTCGACGGCCTCGGCCTGGAGCTCCTCCGCGAGCGGCGCGGCCACGCCCCGACCCTGCGCTCCTGGCTCACCGACGCCGAGCCCTTCGGCTCGGGCCTGCTCGGGGCTCCGTCCGGCCCCGGCCCGGCCGCTCGCACCTGCGTCCCCTCGACGACGGCGGCCGCCCTCACCACGCTGGGCACCGGCGCCCTGCCCGGCGTCACCGGCATGGTCGGCTACTCCGTGCGCAACCCGCTTCTCCCGTCCCCGGCGGCCGGCGACGTCCCGCGGGCCGAGGACAACCTCTGCCTCATCACCTGGGAGGGCCGCGCACCCGAGCCGCGCGCCTGGCAGGACGTCCCCACCGTCTTCCAACGCCTCGAGCCCGACCCCGCCCTCACCCGCGACGCCACCGGCCAGTCCGCGCCCCTCGCCCTGTCGATCGGGCCTGCGCGCTTCTCCGGCTCCGGCCTCACCGAGGCCGGCCTGCGCGGCACGCAGCACCTCGGCGCCGACCGCCTCGAGGACCGCCCGGGCCTCGCGGTCTCCGCGCTGCGACGCGGCACCCCGCTCGTCTACCTCTACGTCGGCGAGCTCGACCACGCGGGCCACGGGCATGGCTGGACCTCCCAGGAGTGGCTCCGCGAGTTCGAGCGCCTCGACGCCGCCATGGCCGAGCTCGTCCGCCGCGTCCCGCGCGGCACGCGGATCGTCCTCACCGCCGACCACGGCATGGTCGACACCGACGCCGAGCACCGCGTCACCGTCACAGACCACCCCGACCTCATGGCCCACGTCGCCGGGATCGCGGGGGAGCCGCGCATGAGCCAGCTCTACGTCCCGGGTGGCGACGCCGACCTCGCGCAGCAGGTCGCCGAGCGCTGGCGCGAGCATCTTGGCGAGAAGGCCGCCTGGGTCGGCACCCGCACCGAGGCCGAGACCCTGCTCGGCCCCGTGTCGCCACGTGCCGCCACGGTCCTCGGGGACGTGCTCGTTGCCATGGCGGGCACGTGGGTCGTCGTCGACCCGCGCGTCCACTCCGAGTCCGCCATCGCCATGCCCGGCGTCCACGGGTCGATCACGCCCGCGGAGACAACCGTCCCGCTGCTCCTCGCCTCGGCCTGA
- a CDS encoding DUF5998 family protein, whose product MTPTTPTTGIPEALRDEVTRAGYYPELVLGTLDVSLAGEAVDCDLVQAETTFDDTDVHRHLTVLALTRTRLLIVHVDDAVREDGAPAAVATSEAVPVSRIRSVALTRGVAAPAVHGGRLTEMTIAISWGAVRRLDLEPAACGDPSCQADHGLTGVSMPDDIAVRVAAGVEGDEALQHAEAFARALSAAIARAAGAEL is encoded by the coding sequence ATGACGCCGACGACACCGACCACCGGGATCCCCGAGGCACTCCGGGACGAGGTGACGCGGGCCGGCTACTACCCCGAGCTCGTGCTCGGCACGCTCGACGTGTCCCTGGCGGGCGAGGCCGTCGACTGCGACCTCGTCCAGGCCGAGACCACCTTCGACGACACCGACGTCCACCGCCACCTCACGGTCCTCGCCCTGACCCGCACGCGGCTCCTCATCGTCCACGTCGACGACGCCGTGCGAGAGGACGGCGCCCCGGCCGCCGTCGCCACCTCCGAGGCCGTCCCGGTCAGCCGCATCCGCTCGGTCGCCCTCACCCGCGGCGTCGCCGCGCCGGCGGTCCACGGCGGACGCCTGACCGAGATGACGATCGCGATCTCCTGGGGCGCCGTGCGGCGCCTCGACCTCGAGCCCGCCGCCTGCGGGGACCCGTCCTGCCAGGCCGACCACGGTCTCACCGGCGTTTCCATGCCCGACGACATCGCCGTGCGCGTCGCCGCCGGCGTCGAGGGCGACGAGGCCCTCCAGCACGCCGAGGCCTTCGCCCGCGCCCTGTCCGCCGCCATCGCCCGCGCCGCGGGGGCCGAGCTGTGA